TAAAAAAAGAATTGTTTGGAATGATATGGGAATATTTTGCCCCTTTTAGAGAAAAGCGAAAGCAATTACAAAACAACAAAGGTGAGATAGCAGCCATTTTAAAGAAGGGGGCAGAAAAAACTCGCCCCATTGCCCAGGAAACACTACTACGCGTTAAAAAAGCAGTGGGGCTGGATTATTTACAATAACTATTGCTTCTTGATTACTACAAATTTGTGGATACCTCCTCGTTTAACAAGAAGCAATAATGTTTCTTTCTTTTCATATTGTTTCAGCAGTTCGTTATATTTATCAACATTTTCCACAGGGGTATTTTCAATTTCCTTGATGATGTCACCAACCATCATGCCTGCTTCATATGCAGGACTTTGTTCTTGAATTTCAAGTACAATCACTCCTGTAGTATCTGTAATTCTAAATTTATAGGCATTCTCTTCGGTAATATCACCCACACGCATGCCAATTGTATCAACTTCTTCAATCTTTTCTTCAGAAACTTTAGCCTGTGCAGGAAGCTCAGCGATCACCACATCTTGTTCCAGTTCCTGACCAGCCCTGAATATTTTAACTTTGGCAGTTGAACCCGGTTTTAACGAAGCAACGTACCTTCGCAGTTGATTGATATCAGATACTTCAACGTCATTGACGGAAATGATAATGTCGCCAATTTCAATTTTTGCATTTTTAGCCGGTGAATCCTTCATAATGTCGGCAATCAGAACACCCTTTCTCCCTTCAAAC
This DNA window, taken from Spirochaetota bacterium, encodes the following:
- a CDS encoding tryptophan--tRNA ligase encodes the protein KKELFGMIWEYFAPFREKRKQLQNNKGEIAAILKKGAEKTRPIAQETLLRVKKAVGLDYLQ